From Drosophila yakuba strain Tai18E2 chromosome 2L, Prin_Dyak_Tai18E2_2.1, whole genome shotgun sequence, one genomic window encodes:
- the LOC6527658 gene encoding nascent polypeptide-associated complex subunit alpha, muscle-specific form isoform X2 produces MSERSKGDVSARVNNNANQTRVVKNPLLSASVTGLSFDDFPNKPQLLPAAPPVVHAAPPAAPVLIAGILNREPKTLVTVGQPSSIDDSEALDEINLNTSSEDSVGAGGSSPYQGAGDRNANPLLEPPPEAGSDSLLSQAASSFTALPAVASNVFSTFSKRIYAGSRETSEEPKLDIQPSYIQQASYVQPAGPVPAPFYAAPPAAANEVVAPEPPKFYAPTEVPPTNVGVTAPPPASGNPNTYRFTARKKLYAPIPGFSEQSGQPAQVPQIPQAPQVAPSFQTPPYPPQPTYAANPAPFDISAQTAPIPAEERKSGGGLFSLTSLVPTGVLQNITGLVQSATGRNSEPGHTNIQQAGGYLDITTASAPAPPTNIFGGQQPTLPPGGNYFVPGAPTSLPSAEVVVPPSVGSFFTPPAPLPGAQAAAPPAVGAFFTSTAPGVPPSVFAPGPVPPVAPQTVQSTTVNQSALPPNHPPVASAVGESSFAATTTIAQGIPAAVPFVDTQAVPTIPLTVPPGNPPPTSTLGGFFTTGEVAPVVGQATPATQPVGFLNPAEAVPTIPITSSGGPPSGLFPPAAAQPGVPTVSNPNPLPITAAPPPAAGQASYRLQKGTRLYKSPLTPQETATSSGFAAPLPPITGTPAIFNPFGAPAAESFNSVGHLDVLTSQGVPLFAPPVYNPPGQVTAPSATVAVPQAAPLEPPPATASASVAPPLSASIVNPPPTSGFASVPLFAAPTISSTAIPFFNPQQTVAEVTTGLTEQKTAAAPSTTLEALVQGPALNQDNSLFAPTPSASQFFDAPSPIETQPENQVASVSSGRENLIQEPESNQGIPFFAPPPPVTTGTNIFTPQLQQELITPIVDSKQSEIQEELLSAPTQESTQSANLSTNLGEDTYTGPPVIEPVLEDTPAASSESSAPLFPPASKVDQADIVCPEPSAPVEQEIPLFVPVPALSGQSQGVPLYPPPPTDSTSASAIFAAPPVASSAPLFVPVPASASVSSFFSPPQADSTSSLFAPPTTSSLFAPPTTSTLFASIPTTTPTTPDLIPATSAELVDAPPGFQGSPEVTATNLFQGNSETQTVFSPFAQTKATPLVQETKAELVPPPIGFFAPKNETEVLSQPPLAPSPLQSFFSTAPSADFNFFGSPAPGSVFPDLPVQQGIAPPPLTQEPPADVSVSSTATAALGFDLLSQTQQAPSFVENSNQNSSVNSFGGYFGGPSAIAPSTVAPEAAAAPVAPVIHCDPVNFFDQVPESQSQIQQANEDQRIQNFFNNPPLQDQPAAPGELKYDIVHSGVAVKQLQARSQTPVSNLVEPPSSACSEFSTLAPAPTQTDRQSGDDLVQQHLGELPEEILRELRMASASSDKGQVATPPVAIPYSPVVVHWFYKRSVDTKFIWTPFSHYDSALLETSLNLDDSTLIIPVEGGRYDVNIKERTKTPVYWEGKAIEVRRCSWFYKGVDSKYVPYTEDTAALLEAEYKRSAETGEWHQKIMLANGEQVVFHGPTVIVHFLPQQNADTWGASTQGSMRPRVVKRDLDDFTIEQGESQRVDHLLFMVHGIGSACDLKMRSVEEVVDDFRVIAQQLVQSHYKNSTDMGLVGRVEVLPISWHGHLHSEELGIDEKLKSITLESIPRLRNFTNDTLLDVLFYTSPKYCQKIMNTVADALNDVYLKYRMRHPEFNGGVSLAGHSLGSLILFDLLCHQEPLKESEEENKNPDQLPQKQPSQKVQLPTSDLLPKQVSYAMGPEGTGQPVITYTQLIFHPKKFFALGSPIGMFVTIRGIDKLGLDFHLPTCPGFYNIFHPFDPVAYRIEALVNPDMNGIRPVLIPHHKGRKRMHLELKETMSRVGADIKQRFMDTFKTTLDSVNFLTTVTKVKKEAEESLEKETSHTSSQTQSQKQNEDHDESSVASSSCKLRNRTDSNSTTASDPEFIELDFPLGKLNDSKRVDYVLQEAPLEFINEYIFALSSHVCYWGSEDTILFVMKEIYASLGISTDSQVPQSSMTIERPVSHESSVSHSLLPM; encoded by the exons aacCGAAAACTTTGGTTACCGTTGGTCAGCCATCAAGCATTGACGACAGTGAAGCCCTCGACGAGATTAACTTGAACACCAGCAGCGAGGATTCCGTTGGCGCAGGTGGATCGAGTCCATATCAAGGCGCAGGCGATCGAAACGCCAATCCACTGTTGGAACCACCACCGGAAGCCGGAAGCGATTCGTTGCTGAGCCAGGCGGCCTCCTCCTTTACTGCCCTGCCTGCGGTGGCCTCCAATGTGTTTTCCACCTTCTCGAAGCGGATCTACGCCGGCAGCAGGGAGACCTCGGAGGAGCCCAAACTAGACATACAGCCCTCGTACATTCAGCAGGCCAGCTACGTTCAGCCAGCAGGTCCAGTGCCCGCTCCCTTTTATGCAGCTCCGCCAGCGGCCGCAAATGAAGTGGTCGCCCCCGAACCACCCAAGTTCTATGCACCTACTGAGGTGCCGCCAACGAACGTAGGAGTTACTGCACCACCGCCTGCATCGGGAAATCCCAATACTTACCGATTTACAGCCAGGAAGAAGCTATACGCTCCCATTCCCGGATTCTCAGAGCAGTCCGGACAGCCTGCACAGGTTCCACAGATTCCACAAGCTCCCCAAGTGGCTCCATCATTCCAGACGCCACCATATCCACCACAGCCAACATACGCAGCAAATCCTGCTCCCTTTGACATATCAGCTCAGACAGCTCCGATTCCCGCAGAGGAACGCAAATCCGGTGGAGGACTCTTCTCATTGACCAGTCTCGTGCCCACAGGAGTCCTTCAAAATATCACAGGACTTGTTCAATCAGCCACTGGGCGAAACAGTGAACCAGGACACACCAATATCCAGCAAGCAGGAGGTTACTTAGACATTACTACAGCATCAGCACCAGCTCCACCCACGAACATATTTGGTGGTCAACAACCAACCCTTCCGCCAGGAGGTAATTATTTCGTACCTGGAGCACCTACATCCTTACCCTCAGCAGAGGTAGTAGTTCCTCCTTCTGTCGGAAGCTTCTTCACACCGCCGGCTCCATTACCTGGAGCACAAGCAGCTGCTCCCCCAGCTGTAGGAGCCTTCTTCACATCTACTGCCCCAGGCGTTCCGCCTTCAGTTTTTGCTCCAGGACCAGTTCCACCTGTTGCTCCGCAGACGGTTCAGTCAACAACTGTAAACCAATCTGCATTGCCACCGAACCATCCTCCGGTCGCATCTGCAGTAGGAGAATCATCTTTTGCTGCAACAACGACAATCGCCCAAGGAATTCCAGCCGCAGTTCCATTTGTTGACACACAAGCTGTTCCAACAATACCTTTAACAGTTCCACCAGGCAATCCTCCCCCCACATCGACACTAGGAGGATTCTTTACCACAGGTGAAGTTGCACCTGTTGTTGGACAAGCGACTCCAGCAACACAACCTGTAGGATTCTTAAATCCAGCAGAAGCAGTACCAACCATACCGATTACATCATCTGGTGGTCCACCTTCAGGGCTATTTCCACCAGCAGCCGCTCAGCCCGGTGTCCCAACAGTTTCTAATCCGAATCCCTTGCCTATAACAGCTGCACCACCGCCAGCCGCTGGACAAGCTTCATATCGCCTTCAGAAGGGCACTCGTCTCTACAAGAGTCCATTGACGCCTCAGGAAACCGCCACATCTTCGGGATTCGCCGCTCCTCTGCCTCCCATAACTGGAACTCCAGCAATTTTTAATCCATTTGGAGCACCTGCAGCGGAATCTTTCAATTCAGTAGGCCATCTAGATGTTCTAACTAGCCAAGGAGTACCACTCTTTGCGCCGCCAGTGTATAATCCACCAGGCCAAGTGACAGCTCCCAGTGCAACTGTTGCAGTTCCACAAGCAGCACCTCTTGAACCTCCACCAGCGACAGCAAGTGCAAGTGTCGCTCCTCCACTATCAGCATCTATAGTCAATCCTCCTCCGACATCTGGCTTTGCAAGTGTGCCACTGTTCGCTGCACCAACAATATCCTCCACGGCTATTCCATTCTTTAATCCTCAACAAACAGTTGCGGAAGTAACAACAGGTTTGACCGAACAGAAAACCGCAGCTGCACCATCGACAACTTTGGAAGCTCTGGTGCAAGGACCTGCATTAAATCAAGATAATTCCTTGTTTGCTCCAACACCCTCTGCAAGTCAATTCTTTGATGCCCCATCGCCGATAGAAACCCAACCGGAGAACCAAGTAGCAAGTGTTTCCTCAGGAAGGGAAAATCTTATCCAGGAACCAGAATCGAACCAAGGAATTCCATTCTTTGCGCCACCGCCTCCAGTGACAACGggaacaaatatttttacacCACAGCTTCAGCAGGAGTTGATAACACCAATAGTGGATTCCAAGCAATCTGAGATTCAGGAAGAACTTTTATCTGCACCAACACAAGAATCTACTCAAAGCGCCAACTTGTCAACAAATCTCGGAGAAGATACATACACTGGTCCTCCTGTAATCGAACCCGTTTTGGAGGACACCCCAGCAGCTAGCTCGGAATCGAGTGCTCCACTATTTCCGCCCGCAAGTAAGGTAGATCAAGCTGATATAGTCTGCCCAGAACCATCTGCGCCGGTGGAGCAAGAGATTCCATTATTCGTGCCAGTACCAGCTTTGTCGGGACAAAGTCAGGGCGTACCCCTAtatccaccaccaccaactgATTCCACCAGTGCCAGCGCGATTTTTGCTGCGCCACCAGTGGCTTCAAGTGCTCCACTCTttgttcctgttcctgcttCCGCGTCTGTTTCATCCTTCTTTTCCCCCCCTCAAGCGGATTCTACTTCTTCGTTATTTGCTCCGCCAACGACTTCATCGTTATTTGCACCGCCAACGACTTCTACGTTGTTTGCTTCCATACCAACAACCACACCAACCACACCAGATCTGATTCCGGCTACATCGGCTGAACTGGTTGATGCACCTCCTGGTTTTCAGGGATCACCAGAGGTCACCGCAACTAATCTGTTCCAGGGCAACTCCGAGACCCAAACGGTTTTTAGTCCATTTGCACAAACTAAAGCTACACCTTTGGTTCAGGAAACGAAAGCAGAGTTGGTTCCACCTCCGATTGGATTCTTTGCGCCGAAAAACGAAACAGAAGTTCTAAGCCAGCCGCCACTTGCTCCCTCGCCCCTGCAGAGCTTCTTCAGCACAGCTCCATCCGCCGATTTCAACTTCTTTGGAAGTCCAGCACCTGGCAGCGTGTTTCCCGATTTGCCAGTGCAGCAGGGAattgcaccaccaccattgACACAAGAGCCACCTGCGGATGTTAGTGTTTCCAGTACAGCCACAGCTGCTCTAGGATTCGATTTGTTAAGCCAAACCCAGCAAGCACCAAGTTTCGtcgaaaattcaaatcaaaattcaagtGTCAACTCTTTCGGCGGCTATTTCGGTGGCCCTAGTGCCATTGCGCCATCCACAGTCGCACCTGAGGCTGCTGCAGCACCTGTTGCTCCAGTTATACACTGCGATCCCGTCAATTTCTTCGATCAGGTTCCTGAGAGCCAGTCGCAAATCCAGCAAGCTAACGAGGATCAGCGCATCCAGAACTTCTTCAACAATCCACCGTTGCAGGATCAACCCGCTGCACCAGGTGAACTCAAGTACGACATCGTTCACAGCGGCGTGGCTGTAAAGCAGCTGCAAGCGCGCTCACAGACGCCCGTTTCAAATCTTGTCGAGCCGCCTTCTTCAGCCTGTTCAGAGTTCTCTACCCTTGCTCCAGCACCAACACAAACCGATCGCCAATCGGGCGACGATCTAGTCCAGCAGCATCTGGGCGAGCTGCCCGAGGAGATCCTCAGAGAGCTCAGGATGGCAAGTGCCAGCAGCGATAAGGGTCAGGTGGCGACGCCTCCCGTGGCTATA CCTTACTCACCAGTGGTGGTTCATTGGTTCTACAAGCGCAGCGTGGACACAAAGTTCATTTGGACACCATTCAGCCACTATGATTCGGCCCTATTGGAAACGAGCCTAAACCTTG ACGATTCCACATTGATTATTCCCGTTGAGGGTGGCCGCTATGATGTAAACATCAAGGAACGCACCAAGACTCCCGTATACTGGGAGGGAAAGGCCATCGAAGTGCGACGCTGCTCCTGGTTCTACAAGGGAGTGGACTCCAAGTATGTTCCCTACACCGAGGATACGGCGGCACTACTTGAAGCGGAATACAAGCGATCTGCTGAGACTGGCGAATGGCATCAGAAGATCATGCTGGCCAATGGCGAACAGGTGGTCTTTCACGGACCAACAGTCATCGTTCACTTCCTGCCGCAACAGAATGCAGACACTTGGGGCGCCAGTACACAGGGCTCCATGCGCCCGAGAGTTGTCAAGAGGGACCTGGATGATTTTACCATCGAACAAGGCGAATCGCAAAGAGTCGATCACCTGCTTTTCATGGTCCACGGCATTGGTTCAGCCTGCGATTTAAAAATGCGTTCCGTGGAGGAAGTGG TGGATGACTTCCGTGTTATTGCCCAGCAACTAGTTCAGTCGCACTACAAAAACTCAACAGATATGGGCCTGGTGGGTCGCGTTGAAGTGTTGCCCATCTCGTGGCACGGTCATTTGCACTCCGAAGAGTTGGGCATCGACGAAAAGCTGAAGTCCATCACTTTGGAGTCTATTCCTCGCCTGCGAAACTTCACCAATGACACGCTGCTCGACGTGCTGTTCTACACCAGTCCGAAATACTGTCAAAAGATCATGAACACGGTCGCAGATGCGCTTAACGATGTCTACCTAAAGTACCGAATGCGACACCCTGAATTTAATGGAGGAGTTTCGTTGGCAGGACACAGTCTCGGCTCGCTAATCCTATTCGATTTGCTGTGCCATCAGGAACCGCTTAAGGAAAGCGAGGAAGAGAATAAA AATCCCGACCAACTTCCCCAAAAGCAACCGAGTCAAAAGGTTCAGCTTCCAACCAGCGATCTTTTGCCGAAACAAGTCAGCTATGCGATGGGTCCGGAGGGAACAGGACAGCCTGTGATTACATACACACAGCTCATATTCCACCCCAAGAAATTCTTTGCTTTGGGCTCGCCCATCGGAATGTTTGTAACCATCAGGGGGATCGATAAGCTTGGCCTCGACTTCCACCTGCCCACGTGTCCGGGTTTCTACAACATATTCCATCCCTTCGATCCGGTAGCCTATCGGATCGAGGCGCTTGTTAATCCAGACATGAACGGCATTCGACCGGTGTTGATACCCCACCACAAGGGACGAAAACGCATGCACCTGGAGCTGAAGGAGACGATGTCACGTGTGGGTGCGGACATCAAGCAGCGATTTATGGACACCTTCAAGACCACGCTGGACAGCGTCAATTTTTTGACCACGGTGACGAAGGTTAAAAAGGAAGCCGAGGAGTCGCTGGAGAAAGAGACAAGCCACACTTCATCGCAGACTCAATcgcaaaagcaaaacgaagATCATGATGAGAGTTCTGTTGCTAGCTCGTCTTGCAAACTACGAAATCGCACCGATTCTAATTCGACGACGGCTTCTGACCCTGAGTTTATAGAACTTGATTTCCCACTGGGTAAGCTGAACGACTCAAAGCGTGTGGACTATGTGCTTCAGGAAGCGCCCCTAGAATTCATCAACGAATATATTTTCGCCTTGAGCAGCCATGTGTGCTACTG GGGCTCCGAAGATACAATTCTTTTCGTGATGAAGGAGATTTACGCCAGCCTGGGAATCAGCACAGACAGCCAGGTGCCGCAGTCCTCAATGACCATCGAGCGACCCGTCTCGCATGAGAGCAGTGTAAGCCATTCGCTGTTGCCGATGTGA